In the genome of Pseudomonas sp. HS6, one region contains:
- a CDS encoding bifunctional DedA family/phosphatase PAP2 family protein: protein MGPWLDSVTGWLAANPQWLAAAVFVVAFVECLAIAGLIVPGTVLLFAVAVLAGSGALSLSETLLLGFLGGILGDVISYFLGRHFHQNIRRLPGLRHHPEWMSGAETYFQRYGIASLLVGRFIGPLRPMLPMVAGMCDMPFPRFAAVSLLAAAGWSLAYLLPGWATGAAIRLPLPEGFWLQAGIVAGSIAVMVGLSANSSLRRHRRATVWISSMSLLILIGLFVGYPYLTALDQGVMTLVQEHRSAVLDEVAVVFTLIGEFRNMLVFSVLLTGLLLLCRQWRHAIFVGGTLLVTALANTGTKLFFARVRPEVLTDPLTSYSMPSGHASGSFALFLTLAVLAGRGQPPRLRLTWLLLGCIPALAIALSRVYLGAHWPTDVLAGAMLAACVCAASLWLIQRNAPLDAMPQKVWWLVLPALIALFGFFVLRHLPHTLLRYAY from the coding sequence ATGGGCCCATGGCTCGATAGTGTGACCGGGTGGCTGGCCGCCAACCCGCAGTGGTTGGCCGCTGCGGTATTCGTCGTGGCCTTCGTTGAGTGCCTGGCGATTGCCGGACTGATTGTTCCAGGCACCGTGTTGCTGTTTGCGGTGGCGGTGCTGGCCGGCAGCGGTGCGCTGTCGTTGAGCGAAACCCTGTTGCTGGGTTTCCTCGGCGGGATCCTCGGCGATGTGATTTCGTATTTCCTCGGCCGCCACTTCCATCAGAACATCCGACGTCTGCCGGGCCTGCGCCATCATCCGGAATGGATGTCGGGCGCAGAGACCTATTTCCAGCGCTACGGTATCGCCAGCCTGCTGGTCGGACGTTTCATCGGTCCGTTGCGTCCGATGCTGCCGATGGTCGCCGGGATGTGCGACATGCCCTTCCCGCGTTTCGCGGCCGTCAGTCTGCTGGCAGCAGCGGGCTGGAGCCTCGCGTACCTGCTGCCGGGCTGGGCCACCGGGGCGGCGATTCGTCTGCCGTTGCCGGAAGGTTTCTGGCTGCAAGCCGGGATCGTCGCCGGCAGCATTGCGGTAATGGTCGGTCTCAGTGCCAACAGCAGCCTGCGCCGCCATCGCCGGGCAACTGTCTGGATCAGCAGCATGAGCCTGTTGATCCTGATCGGTCTGTTTGTCGGTTACCCGTATCTCACTGCGCTCGATCAGGGCGTCATGACCCTCGTGCAGGAACACCGCAGTGCCGTGCTCGACGAGGTCGCGGTGGTCTTTACCCTGATTGGCGAGTTTCGCAACATGCTGGTGTTCAGCGTTTTGCTGACAGGCCTGTTGCTGTTATGCCGTCAGTGGCGACACGCGATCTTCGTGGGTGGCACCCTGCTTGTCACTGCCTTGGCCAACACCGGGACCAAATTGTTTTTCGCCCGAGTACGTCCGGAGGTACTGACTGATCCGCTTACCAGTTACAGCATGCCCAGCGGTCACGCTTCGGGATCGTTCGCACTGTTCCTGACCCTCGCGGTGCTGGCCGGACGCGGGCAACCGCCGCGGCTACGCCTGACCTGGCTGTTGCTCGGCTGCATACCGGCACTGGCGATTGCCTTGTCACGGGTTTATCTGGGGGCACATTGGCCGACAGATGTGCTGGCCGGTGCAATGCTCGCCGCCTGCGTCTGCGCAGCGAGCCTGTGGCTGATTCAGCGCAACGCGCCCCTTGATGCGATGCCGCAGAAAGTCTGGTGGCTGGTATTGCCGGCACTGATCGCCCTGTTCGGATTTTTTGTATTGCGGCATTTGCCACACACTTTGTTGCGATACGCCTACTGA
- a CDS encoding glutamate-5-semialdehyde dehydrogenase: MTESVLDYMTRLGRAAREASRVIGRASTAQKNRALLAAANALDAARAELAAANEQDLAAGRANGLEPALLERLELTPARIDGMIVGLRQVAALPDPVGAIRDMSFRPSGIQVGKMRVPLGVIGIIYESRPNVTIDAASLCLKSGNATILRGGSEAIHSNRAIAACIQRGLAEAELPAAVVQVVETTDRAAVGALITMPEYVDVIVPRGGRGLIERISRDARVPVIKHLDGICHVYVSEHADLPKAQRIAFNAKTYRYGICGAMETLLVDQNVAKDFLPSMAAQFREKGVELRGCERTRAIIEAVPASEEDWSTEYLAPILSIRVVDGLDQAIEHINHYGSHHTDSIVSENLADTRQFVAQVDSASVMINTPTCFADGFEYGLGAEIGISTDKLHARGPVGLEGLTCEKYIVVGDGQLRGQATV; encoded by the coding sequence ATGACTGAGTCCGTTCTTGACTACATGACCCGATTGGGTCGCGCCGCCCGCGAAGCTTCCCGGGTCATCGGCCGTGCCAGCACCGCGCAGAAAAACCGCGCCCTGCTGGCTGCCGCCAATGCTCTGGACGCCGCCCGCGCGGAGCTTGCGGCAGCCAATGAACAGGATCTGGCCGCCGGTCGCGCCAACGGTCTGGAACCTGCGCTGCTGGAACGTCTGGAACTGACCCCGGCGCGTATCGACGGGATGATCGTCGGTCTGCGTCAGGTGGCGGCCTTGCCGGACCCGGTCGGTGCGATCCGCGACATGAGCTTCCGTCCGTCGGGCATTCAGGTCGGCAAGATGCGCGTGCCGCTGGGCGTGATCGGGATCATCTACGAGTCCCGTCCGAACGTGACCATCGATGCCGCGAGCCTGTGCCTGAAGTCCGGTAACGCGACCATCCTGCGTGGCGGTTCCGAGGCGATTCATTCCAATCGTGCGATTGCCGCCTGCATCCAGCGTGGTCTGGCCGAAGCCGAGCTGCCGGCCGCCGTGGTGCAAGTGGTGGAAACCACCGACCGTGCCGCCGTTGGCGCCCTGATCACCATGCCCGAGTATGTCGACGTGATCGTGCCGCGTGGTGGCCGTGGCCTGATCGAGCGCATCAGCCGTGACGCGCGGGTGCCGGTGATCAAGCACCTGGACGGCATCTGCCACGTCTATGTCAGCGAACACGCCGACCTGCCGAAAGCCCAGCGCATCGCCTTCAATGCCAAGACCTATCGCTATGGCATCTGCGGTGCGATGGAGACCCTGCTGGTCGATCAAAATGTTGCGAAGGATTTCCTGCCGTCGATGGCTGCCCAGTTCCGCGAAAAAGGTGTCGAGCTGCGTGGTTGCGAGCGCACCCGGGCGATCATCGAGGCCGTGCCGGCCAGCGAAGAAGACTGGAGCACCGAGTATCTGGCGCCGATTCTGTCGATCCGCGTGGTCGACGGACTGGACCAGGCCATCGAACATATCAACCACTACGGCTCCCATCACACCGATTCGATCGTCAGCGAAAACCTCGCCGACACCCGCCAGTTCGTGGCTCAGGTCGACTCGGCGTCGGTGATGATCAACACCCCGACCTGCTTCGCCGATGGATTCGAATACGGATTGGGTGCCGAGATCGGCATTTCTACTGATAAGCTGCACGCCCGTGGCCCGGTGGGCCTTGAAGGACTGACCTGCGAGAAGTACATCGTGGTCGGTGATGGCCAGTTGCGCGGCCAGGCGACGGTCTGA
- the mrdA gene encoding penicillin-binding protein 2, with product MSQPIRIKDHEKDARLVRSRVVFGAIAVVLLICVLIARLYFLQVIQYEYHSTLSENNRVHVQPIPPTRGLIFDRNGVVVADNRPSFSLSMTRERSGDWQQVLDVIVEVLELTPEDRVIFEKRMRQGRRPFEPVPILFELTEEQIARVAVNQFRLPGVEVVAQLVRHYPQGAHFAHSVGYMGRINEKELKTLDPVNYSGTHHIGKTGIERFYEAELHGQVGYEEVETNARGRVLRVLKRTDPVPGKDIVLSLDIKLQEAAEAALGGRRGAVVALDPRTGEVLAMVSQPSFDPNLFVTGISFKAYAELRDSIDRPLFNRVLRGLYPPGSTIKPAVAIAGLDAGVVTASSRVFDPGYYMLPNYDHKYRNWNRTGDGFVDLDTAIMRSNDTYFYDLAHKLGIDRLSAYMNKFGIGQKVSLDMFEESPGLMPSREWKRATRRQAWFPGETLILGIGQGYMQSTPLQLAQATALVANKGVWNRPHLAKTVEGERPKDENPMPDIVLRDPSDWTKVNHGMQQVMHGARGTARKAAIGAQYRIAGKSGTAQVVAIKQGEKYDRSKVQERHRDHALFVGFAPADSPKIVVSVMVENGESGSGVAAPVVRQVMDAWLLDQDGRLKAEYASPISAEATAREE from the coding sequence ATGTCCCAGCCGATCCGCATCAAGGACCACGAAAAAGACGCCCGTCTGGTGCGTAGCCGCGTCGTGTTCGGGGCCATTGCGGTGGTATTGCTGATCTGCGTGCTGATTGCCCGGCTGTATTTCCTGCAGGTCATCCAGTACGAGTATCACTCGACCCTGTCGGAAAACAATCGGGTGCATGTCCAGCCGATTCCGCCGACCCGTGGGCTGATCTTCGACCGTAACGGCGTGGTGGTGGCGGACAACCGCCCGAGCTTCAGCCTGAGCATGACCCGCGAGCGCTCCGGCGACTGGCAGCAGGTGCTCGATGTGATCGTCGAGGTGCTGGAGCTGACGCCGGAAGACCGGGTGATTTTCGAGAAGCGCATGCGTCAGGGGCGCCGGCCGTTCGAGCCGGTGCCGATCCTGTTCGAGCTGACCGAAGAGCAGATTGCCCGCGTCGCGGTGAACCAGTTCCGCCTGCCGGGCGTGGAAGTGGTCGCGCAACTGGTGCGTCACTACCCGCAGGGCGCGCATTTTGCGCACTCGGTGGGTTACATGGGGCGGATCAACGAGAAAGAGCTGAAGACCCTCGACCCGGTCAATTACAGCGGCACCCACCACATTGGCAAAACCGGCATCGAGCGTTTCTACGAAGCCGAGCTGCACGGCCAGGTGGGTTACGAAGAGGTCGAGACCAATGCCCGGGGCCGCGTACTGCGCGTGCTCAAGCGTACCGATCCGGTGCCGGGCAAAGACATCGTCCTGAGCCTCGACATCAAATTGCAGGAAGCCGCCGAAGCCGCGCTGGGCGGGCGACGCGGCGCGGTGGTGGCGCTGGACCCTCGCACCGGCGAAGTACTGGCGATGGTCAGCCAGCCGAGCTTCGACCCGAACCTGTTCGTCACCGGCATCAGCTTCAAGGCCTACGCCGAGCTGCGCGATTCCATCGACCGGCCGCTGTTCAACCGCGTGTTGCGCGGTCTGTACCCGCCGGGTTCGACGATCAAACCGGCGGTAGCGATTGCCGGTCTGGATGCGGGCGTGGTGACGGCGTCGAGCCGCGTGTTCGACCCCGGTTATTACATGCTGCCCAACTACGATCACAAATACCGCAACTGGAACCGTACCGGGGACGGCTTCGTCGATCTCGATACGGCGATCATGCGGTCCAACGACACCTACTTCTATGATCTGGCGCACAAGCTCGGCATCGATCGGTTGTCGGCGTACATGAACAAGTTCGGCATCGGCCAGAAGGTCTCGCTGGACATGTTCGAAGAGTCCCCAGGCCTTATGCCATCCCGAGAGTGGAAGCGTGCGACCCGTCGTCAGGCCTGGTTCCCGGGCGAGACCCTGATTCTCGGGATCGGCCAGGGCTACATGCAATCGACCCCGTTGCAACTGGCCCAGGCCACCGCGCTGGTGGCCAACAAGGGTGTGTGGAACCGCCCGCACCTGGCCAAGACCGTCGAAGGCGAGAGGCCCAAGGACGAAAACCCGATGCCGGACATCGTTCTGCGCGATCCGTCGGACTGGACCAAGGTCAACCACGGCATGCAACAGGTGATGCACGGCGCCCGGGGGACCGCGCGCAAAGCGGCTATCGGCGCGCAATATCGGATCGCCGGCAAGTCGGGTACGGCCCAGGTGGTCGCGATCAAGCAAGGCGAGAAATACGACCGCTCCAAAGTGCAGGAACGCCACCGCGACCACGCCTTGTTCGTGGGTTTCGCACCGGCCGACAGCCCGAAGATCGTGGTGTCGGTGATGGTCGAGAACGGTGAGTCCGGTTCCGGCGTCGCGGCGCCAGTGGTGCGTCAGGTGATGGACGCCTGGTTGCTGGATCAGGACGGACGATTGAAGGCCGAATACGCCAGCCCTATCAGTGCGGAGGCTACGGCCCGTGAAGAATAA
- a CDS encoding DNA-3-methyladenine glycosylase codes for MSNLTVRAHAERLPMGLPDAFFDRDAQTLARDLLGKVIRHRVGDLWLSARIIETEAYYCEEKGSHASLGYTEKRKALFLEGGHIYMYYARGGDSLNFSAQGPGNAVLIKSAYPWVDEISGPASLAQMLLNNPDAQGRPRPSQKLCAGQTLLCKAMGLKVPVWDAKRFDHEILLVEDTGPAPSHIIQTTRLGIPHGRDEHLMYRFVDAAYAQWCTRNPLRRGQVEGRDYFLL; via the coding sequence ATGTCCAATCTGACCGTTCGTGCCCACGCCGAGCGCCTGCCGATGGGCCTTCCGGACGCTTTTTTCGACCGTGACGCCCAGACGCTTGCCCGGGATCTGCTTGGCAAAGTCATCCGACACCGGGTCGGCGATCTGTGGCTGAGCGCCCGGATCATTGAAACCGAAGCGTATTACTGCGAAGAAAAAGGCAGCCACGCCTCCCTCGGCTATACGGAAAAGCGTAAGGCTTTGTTTCTGGAAGGCGGCCACATCTATATGTACTACGCCCGTGGCGGCGATTCACTGAACTTCAGCGCCCAAGGCCCTGGCAATGCGGTGCTGATCAAATCGGCCTATCCATGGGTCGATGAAATCAGCGGCCCGGCCAGTCTGGCGCAGATGCTGCTGAACAACCCCGACGCTCAGGGTCGCCCGCGACCATCGCAAAAGCTCTGCGCCGGGCAGACCCTGCTGTGCAAGGCCATGGGGCTGAAAGTGCCGGTGTGGGATGCCAAGCGTTTCGACCACGAGATACTGCTGGTGGAAGACACCGGCCCCGCACCGAGCCACATCATCCAGACCACCCGCCTGGGCATCCCCCATGGGCGTGACGAGCATTTGATGTATCGCTTCGTCGATGCGGCTTACGCCCAGTGGTGCACCCGGAACCCGCTGCGCCGGGGCCAGGTCGAAGGACGCGATTACTTTCTACTGTGA
- the nadD gene encoding nicotinate-nucleotide adenylyltransferase, whose product MASCAARRRSDLSDLDLKAPKSGRKPCPQRIGVLGGTFDPVHVGHLRGALEVAEALALDELRMMPSARPPHRDTPQVSAQDRLAMVECAVAGVPPLVVDARELQRDKPSWTIDTLESLRAEMAAETQVFLLLGWDAFCGLPTWHRWEELLQHCHILVLQRPDADSEPPDALRNLLAARSVSDPLALKGPSGQIAFVWQTPLAVSATQIRQLLASGKSVRFLVPDAVLAYIDAHGLYRASN is encoded by the coding sequence ATGGCCAGTTGCGCGGCCAGGCGACGGTCTGACTTGTCCGACCTCGACCTGAAAGCGCCGAAATCCGGCAGAAAGCCTTGCCCCCAGCGCATTGGCGTCCTGGGCGGGACGTTCGACCCGGTGCATGTCGGCCATTTGCGTGGCGCGCTGGAAGTCGCCGAAGCGCTGGCCCTCGATGAGCTGCGCATGATGCCCAGCGCCCGGCCGCCGCATCGCGATACCCCGCAGGTGTCGGCGCAGGATCGGCTGGCAATGGTTGAATGTGCGGTGGCCGGTGTGCCGCCGCTGGTGGTGGACGCCCGCGAATTGCAGCGGGACAAACCGTCCTGGACCATCGATACCCTGGAGTCGCTGCGCGCCGAAATGGCCGCCGAGACCCAGGTTTTTCTGCTTTTGGGCTGGGACGCATTTTGCGGCCTGCCCACTTGGCACCGCTGGGAGGAGTTGCTCCAGCATTGCCACATCCTGGTGCTACAGCGCCCGGACGCCGACAGCGAACCGCCGGATGCCTTGCGCAACCTGCTGGCAGCGCGTTCGGTGAGCGACCCGCTGGCCCTGAAAGGGCCGAGCGGACAGATTGCATTCGTCTGGCAGACACCGCTCGCGGTCTCCGCCACCCAGATCCGTCAACTGCTGGCCAGCGGTAAGTCGGTACGTTTCCTGGTGCCCGACGCGGTCCTGGCCTACATCGATGCGCACGGTCTGTATCGTGCGTCGAACTGA
- the mltB gene encoding lytic murein transglycosylase B, translating into MQVMRDWATRHAPWLGLVGILGSAQEAMAGDYEGSPQVAEFVGEMTRDYGFAGEQLMAVFREAQRKQAILDAISKPAERVKQWKEYRPMFLTDARIARGVDFWRQHEAVLARAEQEYGVPAQVIVSIIGVETFFGRNTGNYRVIDALSTLGFDYPPRAEFFRKELREFLLLAREEQVDPLTLKGSYAGAMGLPQFMPSSFRAYAVDFDGDGHINIWNNPDDAIGSVASYFKRHGWVAGEPVVSRADVRGEQVDEGLTTGIEPTKTVGELRALGWSSHDALRDDMPVTAFRLEGDNGPEYWMGLKNFYAITRYNRSVMYAMAVHQLSEELVKARGVK; encoded by the coding sequence ATGCAAGTAATGCGTGACTGGGCGACACGACACGCACCGTGGCTCGGCCTGGTAGGCATCCTTGGCAGCGCGCAGGAAGCGATGGCCGGCGATTACGAAGGCTCGCCCCAGGTGGCCGAATTCGTCGGTGAAATGACCCGCGACTACGGTTTTGCCGGCGAACAACTGATGGCGGTGTTCCGCGAGGCGCAGCGCAAGCAGGCGATTCTCGACGCGATTTCCAAACCCGCCGAACGGGTCAAACAGTGGAAAGAATACCGGCCGATGTTCCTCACCGACGCGCGCATCGCCCGTGGCGTGGACTTCTGGCGCCAGCACGAGGCCGTGCTGGCCCGCGCCGAGCAGGAATACGGCGTTCCGGCCCAGGTCATCGTGTCGATCATCGGCGTTGAGACCTTTTTCGGACGTAATACCGGTAATTACCGGGTGATCGATGCCTTGTCCACGTTGGGATTCGACTATCCTCCCCGTGCCGAATTTTTCCGCAAGGAACTGCGTGAGTTCCTGCTGCTGGCTCGCGAAGAACAGGTCGACCCGCTGACCCTCAAGGGGTCCTACGCCGGGGCGATGGGTCTGCCGCAGTTCATGCCGAGCAGCTTTCGCGCCTACGCGGTGGATTTCGACGGCGACGGGCACATCAATATCTGGAACAACCCGGATGATGCGATCGGCAGCGTCGCCAGCTACTTCAAGCGTCACGGCTGGGTAGCCGGCGAGCCGGTGGTCAGTCGTGCCGATGTGCGCGGCGAGCAGGTGGATGAAGGCCTGACCACTGGCATCGAACCGACGAAAACCGTCGGGGAGTTGCGAGCGCTGGGCTGGTCAAGTCATGATGCGCTGCGCGATGATATGCCGGTTACTGCATTTCGCCTGGAAGGCGACAATGGCCCGGAATACTGGATGGGCCTGAAGAATTTCTACGCGATCACGCGTTATAACCGCAGCGTGATGTACGCCATGGCTGTACATCAACTGTCTGAAGAGCTGGTAAAAGCACGGGGCGTCAAGTAA
- a CDS encoding septal ring lytic transglycosylase RlpA family protein, whose amino-acid sequence MQALPINKPLKLVAFAALAVLVASCSTSRSPSQKTSSTAVRAQPGLDINRAHKDGAPWWDVDVSRIPDATPTLHTGPYKANPYTVLGKTYFPLQESKTYVASGTASWYGTKFHGQNTANGEVYDLYGMSAAHKTLPLPSYVRVTNLDNNKSVILRVNDRGPFYSDRIIDLSYAAAKKLGYAEIGTARVKVEGIDPQQWWAAKGRPAPLMLNEPQVAQNTTPVITASAGTIEQWTPPPQQHASDTVPVQISAKKNASAPASGQYLQVGAFANPDAAELLRSKLSGMVSAPVFISSIVRNQQTLHRVRLGPIGSPGEIAQVQNSVRSANLGSPSVVTE is encoded by the coding sequence ATGCAGGCATTGCCTATCAACAAACCCCTGAAGCTGGTGGCATTCGCTGCGTTGGCAGTGCTGGTCGCCAGTTGCTCGACCAGCCGTTCGCCGAGCCAGAAGACTTCGTCCACTGCTGTTCGCGCGCAGCCGGGCCTGGATATCAACCGGGCCCACAAGGACGGCGCGCCGTGGTGGGACGTCGATGTGTCGCGCATCCCGGACGCCACGCCGACCCTGCACACCGGCCCGTACAAGGCCAACCCTTACACCGTGCTGGGCAAGACCTACTTCCCGTTGCAGGAATCCAAGACCTACGTGGCCTCGGGCACTGCGTCCTGGTATGGCACGAAGTTCCACGGTCAGAACACCGCCAATGGCGAGGTCTATGACCTGTACGGCATGAGTGCCGCCCACAAGACATTACCGCTGCCAAGTTACGTTCGGGTGACCAACCTGGACAACAACAAGAGCGTGATCCTGCGGGTCAACGACCGTGGGCCGTTCTACTCGGACCGGATCATCGACCTGTCCTACGCCGCCGCCAAAAAGCTCGGTTATGCCGAAATCGGCACCGCGCGGGTCAAGGTCGAGGGCATCGATCCGCAACAATGGTGGGCCGCCAAGGGCCGTCCGGCGCCTTTGATGCTCAACGAGCCGCAAGTCGCGCAGAATACCACCCCGGTGATCACGGCTTCGGCCGGCACCATCGAGCAGTGGACTCCACCGCCGCAGCAACATGCCTCTGACACTGTACCCGTACAGATCAGCGCAAAAAAAAACGCTTCTGCACCAGCGTCTGGCCAGTATCTGCAGGTGGGCGCGTTCGCCAACCCGGACGCTGCAGAACTCCTGAGGTCGAAGCTCAGCGGGATGGTGAGCGCTCCGGTGTTCATCAGCTCGATCGTGCGCAATCAGCAGACCCTGCACCGGGTACGCCTGGGACCGATCGGTTCGCCGGGTGAAATTGCCCAGGTACAGAACAGCGTGCGCTCGGCCAATCTTGGTTCGCCTAGCGTGGTCACCGAGTAA
- the rodA gene encoding rod shape-determining protein RodA has protein sequence MRRRATLLQRLHIDGPLLVLLLILAAGSLFVLYSASGKSWDLLAKQATSFGIGLVSMIVIAQFEPRFMARWVPLGYVVGVVLLMVVDIMGHNAMGATRWINIPGVIRFQPSEFMKILMPATIAWYLSKRTLPPQLKHVGISLMLIGVPFILIVRQPDLGTSLLILAGGAFVLFMGGLRWRWILSVLAAAVPVAIAMWFFIMHDYQKQRILTFLDPESDPLGTGWNIIQSKAAIGSGGVFGKGWLLGTQSHLDFLPESHTDFIIAVLGEEFGLVGICALLLIYLLLIGRGLVITAQAQTLFGKLLAGALTMTFFVYVFVNIGMVSGLLPVVGVPLPFISYGGTSLVTLLSAFGVLMSIHTHRKWIAQV, from the coding sequence ATGCGTCGCCGGGCGACGCTGTTGCAACGCTTGCATATCGATGGTCCCTTGCTGGTTTTGCTGTTGATCCTGGCTGCCGGCAGCCTGTTCGTACTGTATTCGGCCAGCGGCAAGAGCTGGGACCTGCTGGCCAAACAAGCGACGTCGTTCGGCATCGGCCTGGTGTCGATGATCGTCATCGCCCAGTTCGAACCACGGTTCATGGCCCGTTGGGTGCCGCTCGGCTATGTGGTCGGGGTGGTGTTGCTGATGGTGGTGGACATCATGGGCCACAACGCCATGGGGGCGACCCGCTGGATCAACATTCCCGGGGTGATCCGCTTCCAGCCGTCGGAATTCATGAAGATCCTGATGCCGGCGACCATCGCCTGGTATCTGTCCAAACGCACGCTGCCGCCACAGCTCAAGCACGTCGGGATCAGTCTGATGCTGATCGGCGTGCCGTTTATCTTGATCGTGCGTCAGCCGGATCTTGGCACCTCGCTGCTGATTCTGGCCGGTGGCGCGTTCGTGCTGTTCATGGGCGGGCTGCGCTGGCGCTGGATCCTCAGCGTGCTGGCGGCCGCCGTTCCCGTGGCGATCGCCATGTGGTTCTTCATCATGCACGACTACCAGAAGCAACGGATCCTGACCTTCCTCGACCCGGAAAGCGATCCGCTGGGCACCGGCTGGAACATCATTCAGTCGAAAGCCGCCATCGGTTCCGGCGGTGTGTTCGGCAAGGGCTGGCTGCTCGGCACCCAGTCGCACCTGGACTTCCTGCCGGAAAGCCACACCGACTTCATCATCGCGGTGCTGGGCGAAGAGTTCGGGTTGGTGGGTATCTGCGCGCTGTTGCTGATCTATCTGCTGCTGATCGGTCGCGGCCTCGTGATTACCGCCCAGGCCCAGACGCTGTTCGGCAAATTGCTCGCCGGCGCCTTGACCATGACGTTTTTTGTTTATGTTTTCGTCAACATCGGTATGGTCAGTGGCCTGTTGCCGGTGGTGGGGGTGCCGTTGCCGTTCATTAGCTACGGCGGAACTTCGCTGGTGACACTGCTGTCAGCGTTTGGGGTTTTGATGTCGATCCATACGCATCGCAAGTGGATCGCACAGGTTTGA
- the rsfS gene encoding ribosome silencing factor → MTDKDQTKVKRKGTFKSAPLPEPVNTNEPLKGDELVKIAVAALEDVKAQDIQIIDVRDKQSITDYMIIATGTSNRQINAMLDKVREEVKKQGAKPLGEEGKGDSDWVLLDLDLVIVHMMTASARQFYDLERLWAGAEQSRAADAKHHSPENTHEHFTKLNKDQL, encoded by the coding sequence ATGACTGACAAAGACCAAACCAAAGTAAAGCGCAAAGGCACGTTCAAGAGCGCTCCGCTGCCAGAGCCGGTCAACACCAACGAGCCGCTGAAAGGTGACGAGCTGGTCAAGATTGCCGTGGCCGCCCTTGAAGACGTCAAGGCCCAGGACATCCAGATCATCGATGTGCGCGACAAGCAAAGCATCACCGACTACATGATCATCGCCACCGGTACTTCCAACCGCCAGATCAACGCGATGCTGGACAAGGTTCGCGAAGAAGTGAAAAAGCAGGGCGCCAAGCCACTGGGCGAAGAAGGCAAGGGCGACAGCGACTGGGTGCTGCTGGACCTGGACCTGGTGATCGTGCACATGATGACTGCCTCGGCGCGTCAGTTCTACGACCTGGAGCGCCTGTGGGCCGGTGCCGAACAAAGCCGTGCGGCAGACGCCAAGCACCACAGCCCGGAAAACACCCACGAGCACTTCACCAAGCTCAACAAAGACCAGCTGTAA
- the rlmH gene encoding 23S rRNA (pseudouridine(1915)-N(3))-methyltransferase RlmH: protein MRLRLIAVGSRMPKWVEEGWHEYAKRLPSELALELVEIPLNTRGKNADVARFIRQEGEAMLAKVGQNERIVTLEVHGKPWSTEQLAVELDRWRLDSRTVNFMVGGPEGLAPEVCARADQRWSLSPLTLPHPLVRILIGEQLYRAWTVLSGHPYHK from the coding sequence GTGCGACTGCGACTGATCGCCGTCGGTTCACGCATGCCCAAGTGGGTGGAAGAAGGCTGGCATGAATATGCCAAGCGTCTTCCGTCCGAACTGGCGCTGGAACTGGTGGAAATACCGCTCAATACCCGTGGCAAGAATGCCGACGTGGCCCGCTTCATCCGTCAGGAGGGCGAAGCCATGCTGGCCAAGGTCGGGCAGAACGAGCGGATCGTCACCCTCGAAGTGCACGGCAAGCCCTGGAGCACCGAGCAACTGGCGGTCGAACTCGACCGTTGGCGGCTGGATTCGCGCACGGTCAATTTCATGGTCGGCGGCCCGGAAGGGCTGGCGCCGGAAGTCTGTGCCCGCGCGGATCAGCGCTGGTCGTTGTCGCCGTTGACGCTGCCGCACCCGTTGGTGCGCATCCTCATCGGCGAGCAGTTGTATCGTGCCTGGACCGTGTTGTCCGGCCACCCTTACCACAAGTAA